In Gloeocapsa sp. DLM2.Bin57, the genomic stretch ATAAGTTGATTAGCGATGGAACTTTCCGCGCTAAAGTAGAGCAATACAAGGGGAATCATGAGTCAGTAATGGCAGAAGCGAAAGCGGCAGGCTATGAGTTTACCACAGATGAGATATCAGAGGCTTATAGAAACCATGAACAAACGCCCAATTTATCTGATGAACAGCTAGATGCGATCGC encodes the following:
- a CDS encoding Nif11-like leader peptide family natural product precursor, giving the protein MSLEQATAFIDKLISDGTFRAKVEQYKGNHESVMAEAKAAGYEFTTDEISEAYRNHEQTPNLSDEQLDAIA